DNA sequence from the Halococcus salifodinae DSM 8989 genome:
GCCCGGCTATGCGTTCATCGCGGCGCTGTTTCCGGAACGCGGTCCCGCTTTCGGCGGTGCATCGGCATCGGCCGACGAGGACGACCACTCGGGATCGAACCTGGTCGAACAGGATGGGAGTGCCGACGCCAATACCGGACTGACCGAACGTGTCGATCCCCGCCGGGCAGGCGGTATCGACGGTATCGAGCGGGTGGCGCTGTCGTTCGGTCTCAGCATCGCGATCACCCCGCTGATCGGACTGATTCTGAACTTCACACCCTTCGGTATCAGGCTCGTGCCGATCGTGCTCTCGATCGGCGGCTTCACGCTGCTCGCCAGTGCGGTCGCCGCACTGCGTCGTCAGGAGCTTCCCGTCGAGGAACGATTCGAAGTCCCGTACAGAGCGTGGGTGGGGGCCGCGCGAGCGGAGCTGTTCGAGCCGGAGACGCGCCTCGATGCCGTTTTGAACGTCGTGTTGGTCGTAAGCCTGCTGCTCGCGGTCAGCAGCGTCGGCTACGCCGTGATGGTGCCCAAATCCGGCGAGAGCTTCAGCGAGTTCTACCTGCTCACCGAGAACGAGTCCGGCGCGCTCGTCGCCGACGACTACCCACAGAACTTCACCGTCGGGCAGGGCCAGCCCCTGACCGTCGGCATCGGCAACCACGAACACGAACAGGTCGAGTACTCCGTCGTCGCCGAGCTACAGCGGGTTTCGATACGCAACAACTCCACGACCGTCCGCGAACGCCAGGAACTCGATCGGTTCAGTCGAACCGTCCCCGCGAACGAATCGGTCAACTGGACCCACGACGTGACGCCCTCGATGACTGGCGAGCGACTCCGCCTCGTCTACCTGCTGTATCGGGGATCGCCCCCTGCGGAGCCGACCGTCGAGAACGCCTACCGCGAGACCCACCTCTGGGTGAACGTCAGTTCACAGTGACCGTCACCGTTCCGTCAGAGAGGTACAGAAACCGGTTGGATCGTCTCAATATCGTCACGAAAACGAATGCAGAGTGTCCTCCATCGATTCTGTAGTCAAATCCGACCAGTTCGAGACAGAACGGCCCTCCGAGAATCCACACCACCGACCGCGCGCATCTCCACAGCCTCAAGAGTGTGGTTTCCGCGCTTAGATCGCTTCTATGATTCCGATTCAGGGTCGGGGTCGGTTTCGGCATCCGATTCATCGGCGGTCGATTGACCGTCCCGGTCGGCTACTGTTCGGGCCTCGTCGAGTGCGGACGACGCCATCTCCGTCGTGAGCGATCGTTGGGAGAACGTCGCACGCTCGTAGAGTTCGGTAAGTCGCCGGAGCGCGGTACCTCGACGCTCGCCAACGTCCCGCTCACGATACGCCTCGAAAAACTCCCAGTGAGTGTACGTGCTCGCACGATCGAAGTCGTATTCGAGCGCGCGCCGAACAGCCGCGTACGCAAGCCCGACCGCATGGACTGAGTCACCGTCCGACAGCCGATCGCGGGCCGTCTCGAGAAGCGATCGCGAACGGGCTCGCGCGTCGGTGGCGCTCTCCCCATCGTCGGCCATCGGCATCTCGGACGGCGAGTTACCCGTCCCGCCGAGACCGATCCACTCGCGAAGCCGGTGGACAGCATAGCCGACCAGAAACACCACTCCGAGGCCGATCAGCAGCCGATAGGTCACCGGGAGGGCCCCGAAGGCGTTCACGAACCGTTCGAGGATCCCGCTCGATTGGGTCGGGACTGTGAGCTGTATCGACGCACGACGACGTGACGATTCGAGGTTCGTACCCGTGCCGTCGTACGTTACACCAACCATCGTCGTCACGCTGCCGGTTTGCCCTGCAAACACCGCCTGTGGCACCGTTACGTTCGTCGTATAGCTCCCGTTCTCGTCGGTCGTCACGTCCGTCGTGGAGTTGCTCAGCCCCACTGTTACGGTTCGATTGGGAAGCGGCTCGCCGTTCGCCGCGAGTCGGCCTTCGACGCGGACGATCGGTCCACCGACGGCAGAGCCGTTGACTGACTGCTGTGAGACGTTGGTCGCAAGCACCGTCGGCGTCGACGTCACCGTTATCGGAACCGACGTGGTGGCGTTGCCGAGTGCTCTGTCCTCGAAGGGCAGCGCGACGCGAACGGTCTGGCGACCGGTATCGATGTCGGCCGGCAGTTGCTGTGCCTGCCTGAAACGACCGTTGGCCGCCGTTCGGACGCGATCGCCGTCGGTGAGCTGCAGTTCCTGGCCATCGACCGAGATCGCGACGGGGATCGATCGGACGCCGGTCCCGTTGGCAGTGACCTGCCCGAAGACCGATACCAGATCGCCGAAGCCCACCCGCTGTGGTGTGGCTTGGGCCCGGACGTTCGATTGGACCTGCCGGATCGTCACGGGGACGGACGTTCTATTGCTCCGAAACACCGACTGATTCGTCGGTCGATACCGTACCGAGACGCGACGCGTATCGAGCGACGGGAGCGTGGGACGATAGCTGATGGCGTATCGCCCCGCTCCGTCCGTGGTCGTGCGGCGGGTCTGACCGCCCGCTTGGAGCACGATGGTGCGGTCCGCGAGCGGGGTGCCGTTGGACATCGTGAGACGACCACTCACCCGCAACGGGTCGGTGAACGAGATCTGTCGGTCGGCCGCCGTGGCAGTGATCGTGGTGTTTCTGAACTGTGCCACGCTGACGGATTCGGCGACGGTGGTGACGTTTTGCGTGGTCGCGTTGGTCGTCGTGACCGCTACGGAGAGGTTTTGGCTCGTCCCGTTGTCGATGGTCCGGTAGTCACGTGTCAGTTGGGTGCCCGTCTCGTTCACCTGTCTCGAGATGCGCTGGGCGCGGCGAGCAAGCCGTTGTGCCCGCTCGGTGTTCCCGTTTCGTCGTGCAGCCCGATACTGCTCGACAGTCCGCCGAAACCGCTGGACATCGTTTGCGTACTCCGTTTGGTTCTCCCTCGCACGCTGGAACTCGGTGGTTTTGTTGGTTTCCGAATCGGAGCTGCGGGTGACGTTGACGTATTTGTCGAGCCAGTCGGGATAGTTTTCGGACTGATTGCAGGCGTCGTAGTTGCCGACTTCGAGCCCCGCCGAACAGTCGACGAGCGTCTCACCGAGACGACTGGAGAGCCAGCCCTGCACCTCGGAGACGTTGCCGTCGTCGTCGGCCGTTGCCGGGTCTTCGTGGACGACCGTCGTGTTGTTGGGTGGGTCGGGTTCCACCTGGTAGGCGCGATCGGCCGCGTGGTGGTCAGTGATCGTTGCACTGGCAAGCGGCAGTCCGGCGGTCGTGATGAGTAGCGCTATGAGAAGTGTTGTGGCAACGATACCGTGACGATGCGCGGCTACCACATCCTCATCTCACTACGACCGAATAAAACTGCTTCCCTTCCGTGTGGGGCACCGTCTCGACCCATGTTCAACCGATGTTGCGAGGCACTACTTCCCCTCGTTCAAGATCCCATCGTGGGACAGGGAGGGCCCGTCCTCAGTGAGCGCGCCAGCGCGAAGGAGAGCGGTCATCGATGGCCGGTCCGACACGATCGTAACTGTAATCATTCGGGCATACGTTCTGCGCACACCCACAGCCACCATGAAGGTCGCTCTCTGCCCCCATCTCTCGCTGGAACATTATCGTGGTGGTGAGAAATGGACGGCAACACTCGCCAATCGGTTGGCTGCCGATGGGATCGACGTCGCGGTCCGTGCGCTCCCGTACACGCCACGGAACCAACGGCGGGTGTCGGCCGACGACGTGCTGGACGACGCCGTGTCCTATCGAGAGCAATGGCGACACGATCTGTCGGCGTTCGACAGCGCCTACCTGTTCTATCATCCGTTCGCCCGGTCGTTTTTCACCGGTCAGACCCGCTCCATCGCGGGAATTCACTCGTGGGTGTATCTCTCCGATCGGCTGTACGAACCCCACTACGGGGTCGTCCCGACGACGGTGAAACTGTTGTATCGAGCCCTCGGCAACCGAGCGTTCGACCGCTTCGACGCGGTCCACTCCGTGACGAACAGCTACGATTCGCCGCACTCGAACACCCACTACATTCCGAACTTCGTCGACACGACGCTGTTCGATCCCGCGCGGGCATCGCTCAACGAGACGTTCACGGTGCTCGTCACTGCGGCCCATCTCCCGGCGAAAGGCTGGGATCGGACGCGGCAGATCGCCAGCACGCTCGGTGACGAACTCCGGGTGGTGACGACGGGCGAAAGCGATGTCCCGTCGATCGACGGGCTCGGCTTTCTCGATGAAGACGAACTCGCCGACGCCTACGCGAGCGCCCACGCTGTCTTACATCCCAGCCGTATCGATGCCGACAGTTTGGTGATCAAAGAGGCGCTGGCGTCGGGCACGCCAGTTGTGACGACACCGCTTCGTACCCATCCACCGACCGGACCAGCAGTGCTACACGGCTCGACGGTCGGCGACTGCGTCGCCCAGCTCAGAACCCTCCAGTGGGAATGGCGTCACGACAGCGGCTACGAAAAGCGGTGTCGGAACGCCCGCCGGATCGGCGAACGTCACGGGTTCGAGACCGTCTATCCACAGCTCAAAGAGCTCCTCCTCTCGCCCGAACGACCAGCCCATGGATAACCGGCTCACACGCATCGGCAGCCGCCTCGTACCCGACGCGATCGCCACGCCGATCGCTCGCTCGTTTCGGCGCTACGTTCGCGTGCCGTGGTATATCCTCGCTCTTGCTGCGATACTGTTCGTCGGCTTTGCGGCCTACACGACCGCTCTCTACGAGAGCTTCTGGCTGACGGGTGCGGATTTCGGTACGTACGTCCACATGTTCGCGACGACGCTCGATGGAACGGGGTTCCTCCAACAGGGAAAGTACGTCGCCGGCCATCCGGGCGGCTCGTACTGGGGTGGC
Encoded proteins:
- a CDS encoding DUF1616 domain-containing protein, which codes for MSDGTLRLLLPRFLRRFPADLAAIVLLVLATGVATLAPVISETPLRVVLGLAFALFAPGYAFIAALFPERGPAFGGASASADEDDHSGSNLVEQDGSADANTGLTERVDPRRAGGIDGIERVALSFGLSIAITPLIGLILNFTPFGIRLVPIVLSIGGFTLLASAVAALRRQELPVEERFEVPYRAWVGAARAELFEPETRLDAVLNVVLVVSLLLAVSSVGYAVMVPKSGESFSEFYLLTENESGALVADDYPQNFTVGQGQPLTVGIGNHEHEQVEYSVVAELQRVSIRNNSTTVRERQELDRFSRTVPANESVNWTHDVTPSMTGERLRLVYLLYRGSPPAEPTVENAYRETHLWVNVSSQ
- a CDS encoding DUF4129 domain-containing protein encodes the protein MVAAHRHGIVATTLLIALLITTAGLPLASATITDHHAADRAYQVEPDPPNNTTVVHEDPATADDDGNVSEVQGWLSSRLGETLVDCSAGLEVGNYDACNQSENYPDWLDKYVNVTRSSDSETNKTTEFQRARENQTEYANDVQRFRRTVEQYRAARRNGNTERAQRLARRAQRISRQVNETGTQLTRDYRTIDNGTSQNLSVAVTTTNATTQNVTTVAESVSVAQFRNTTITATAADRQISFTDPLRVSGRLTMSNGTPLADRTIVLQAGGQTRRTTTDGAGRYAISYRPTLPSLDTRRVSVRYRPTNQSVFRSNRTSVPVTIRQVQSNVRAQATPQRVGFGDLVSVFGQVTANGTGVRSIPVAISVDGQELQLTDGDRVRTAANGRFRQAQQLPADIDTGRQTVRVALPFEDRALGNATTSVPITVTSTPTVLATNVSQQSVNGSAVGGPIVRVEGRLAANGEPLPNRTVTVGLSNSTTDVTTDENGSYTTNVTVPQAVFAGQTGSVTTMVGVTYDGTGTNLESSRRRASIQLTVPTQSSGILERFVNAFGALPVTYRLLIGLGVVFLVGYAVHRLREWIGLGGTGNSPSEMPMADDGESATDARARSRSLLETARDRLSDGDSVHAVGLAYAAVRRALEYDFDRASTYTHWEFFEAYRERDVGERRGTALRRLTELYERATFSQRSLTTEMASSALDEARTVADRDGQSTADESDAETDPDPESES
- a CDS encoding glycosyltransferase, with the protein product MKVALCPHLSLEHYRGGEKWTATLANRLAADGIDVAVRALPYTPRNQRRVSADDVLDDAVSYREQWRHDLSAFDSAYLFYHPFARSFFTGQTRSIAGIHSWVYLSDRLYEPHYGVVPTTVKLLYRALGNRAFDRFDAVHSVTNSYDSPHSNTHYIPNFVDTTLFDPARASLNETFTVLVTAAHLPAKGWDRTRQIASTLGDELRVVTTGESDVPSIDGLGFLDEDELADAYASAHAVLHPSRIDADSLVIKEALASGTPVVTTPLRTHPPTGPAVLHGSTVGDCVAQLRTLQWEWRHDSGYEKRCRNARRIGERHGFETVYPQLKELLLSPERPAHG